Genomic DNA from Chelonia mydas isolate rCheMyd1 chromosome 6, rCheMyd1.pri.v2, whole genome shotgun sequence:
AAAGAAGTTGATGGGCAAAcagatatttttctttcattccaTCTTGTCTGCTTTGGGCATTTGACAGCACCTGGTATAACAGTTTCACTCTTCCCCCTGTACAGACCGGATCTTGCAAGTATTTGCACATCTGGGTAGTGTCATATGAATGTTTGCTAGTCAGTTTCTTCCTTGATTGGCAGGGAGTCAGCAAAAAGGGAGATTATAAACATCAACAGAAAACTCTTAAGAATTAAAACACAAAATccaaacttacttttaaaaattagtttgtcAAATTGCgtatcattttaaaacattgaaaatcctgttatttattttatactgTCCTTCTACCAGCTGGTATTGCAGGGTCAGTATCTCACCGCACATTGTGTAACCAGAGAATAAAAACCATAGGGTATGATCCCTTCTTCTTAGCATGTGTGCAACATGCCTCTGGAGGCACGTGActaggattcatcaccgaatttggtccgctTGTTGGATTATTAGCTTCCCCAGGCTGCGTACTGATGGGGAGAGTcacgtgaatgctgatccatgccccccttAAGCCTGAAACCTCTATCATGAACTAAAATTAACATAATTTGGAGTTTGTCAGTCTCAGTCACAGGTGTCCTCCACTTGAAGTATCTGCAGGAGCACAAAGAGAGAGATCTGAAGGGACCATCTCTTATGAGGGAGAGGGTAATTCTGTTTTATGCCCATTTAATCCTTGGTCTCTCTGTTACACTCCTGTTTGTTATAGGCACCCTCCTACTAGAAACTTTACTAAGATGGTGAACTCATTTCACATACGCCATCACTACCATTTATTACTGATATGGGTACCAATCTTCTTAGCATAGTTCCCTGCATCCTTGTGgaaacccactgacttcagaatcAGTGGGACTCTTCATGGGTTTAGGGCCTATGCTAGCTGACCTGATTGTTGGATCAAGATCCTGGTTGGGATTTAACTGGTAAGGACATAAATCTTCTTTTCTAACTCTGGAAAACTGTGGAGCCTGGTTTTAGTGAACTTGTATTCAGTGAAAATCCATTTATAGTGATAGCTATTCTAGTTACAGTTGTTTTGTAAACGTCACTATCAGAGGTTCCATGATGTTTGTTCTTAAAATATTTATGCTTGTGATAACCTCATGAGAGGTGCCTCATTTTCATGAGGCCCTCGGGGAAACGACAGTCATACCAAgatctcatttttcttttctcctcaaaTGATAAGAACATCTTATGCACTGCGTCCATTTCTCTGCCATATAAAATACCTTCTTATTGTAGGTTTCATCCTagaatgattttttgtttgtttgtttgtttttttgcggTAAAGATGCAAGTCACCTGAAATATGGCCTTCTAATGGATATATCTGCATAACACTATTGTTACTCAAAGACTGGAATACATTGTAGCAGCAATAACACTCTACCatcttaacaggtttcagagtagctgtagctcacgaaagcttatgctcaaataaatttgttcgtctctaaggtgccacaagtactccttttctaccaTCTTAGTAACCAAAAGCATACTGTccttatgtaaaaagaaaaggagtgcttgtggcaccttagagactaacaaatttatttgagcataagctttcgtgagctacagctcacttcgtcggatgtagctcatgaaagcttatgctcaaatagatttgttagtctctaaaggtgccacaagtactccttttctttttgcggatacagactaacacggctgctactctgaaacctgtccttatgtAGTTACTTTAATACTTAAAACAGAGAGAAGAAGCAGCTGCCGTTTGACTTAAGTTCAGAATTTGATTAAATAACTTCCATTGTTCATGTGAATGACAAGGAACGGACATGGAGTAGTCTATGCATTATAtcatttaatctttttaaaaactactatattttcattgttaaacaatttattctgctttctctacTACAATGGAACATAACTCcttttttcaaattttctgtAGGAAAGTAAAAGACGACAACTTGCAGAAGCTGCAGAAAAGAGGCAGATGGAGGTAACATTACATTTATTCAGAAACTTGTTATGTAGCCAttggttttaaaatggaaaataccaGAGGTCTCTTTGCCGAAACGCAGCTGAACAGCATACGTGGACTATTGGCAAGTGGAATTTATCATTGCACTTGGCTGTCATGTTAGTAATTTGATGGGTATTTATATAATGATGTCATGGAACATTGGCGGGGATTTTGAAAGGAGCTTAAGAaagttaggcacctgactcccattgaaattcaaacAGCTATTAGGACCGTTGAAAATCCTTGCCATTATAAAATGTGAATGCAAAGCTGGAAAGTTCTTTTAAACCAAAGAAGAAATTGATTTTTGTcagtgatatttttgttttactttaaccACAAACACCAAAGAGATATTTCAGTTGcatttttcaaagatatttaattGTTTTGGCAGCATTTGCAAGTGTTGTTTTGAGACTTGCTACTTCTAAAAGCTCAACATAGCTGAATTTCTTGGCTGTTCGCTTCATTAACATGGGGGAAATGTGGGTCTCTTTCCTCATCCCAGTCAATTAAGCAGTGGCATTGACAGACTCTGGACCTGAAAAGTTGGGGACTTGGGTGTTGAAGCTGGGAGGTCTTAAATTTAGGAAAGTGGAGGTAGTATGTGCCTGAGGGCAGAAGTAATAATAGGAAGGAGGAAACACATACAGAAGCCTaaagcaaaggaactgcagcCTTATTTACACCTTACCGGacctttttttaaacactgcatAATCTAAATTCTCTGTAGTGTCTTGTTGAATTTCAAATATGAAGTATGACGATAATGAATGTGTGTATTGTATGAACATTGTTGGTTGGTCTCTGTATAGTTTGTTGGCCTTTTGCTGATACGGGCTTCTTCGGTTTGCTACTGTTTAAAGATCATGATTCATATTTGAGTCATGGATAAAAGCACTTTCTAAATTATTATAGCAGCATTTAAAGGCctttttattaaaacttttttggtttgctttggcctacattttaattaaaaaaaaaaaagatttagtaTATCTACAGTGTTTTGAATCTCAAAGTACTTTCTAAATATATATCCTTGCAACAACCCTGAGTGGTAGGTAGATAAATACCATATAGGAAGATACATagtagatcaggggtggccaacctgagcctgagaaggagccagaatttaccaatgtacatttccaaagagccacATTAATTAATGCATcagcagtgcctcccacccaccggaaGTCCTGCTGATCAGTGCCTACCCCTCCCTCACCGCACCTCCGGATCTgttgtttcgtggcgtgcaggaggctcagagCGGGAGTGGGAGGAACGatggcatggcaggctcaggggagggggcgggaaggggtggagtgggggcagggcctgtggcagagccaggggttgagcagtgggcaCCTCCTGgcatattggaaagttggcgcctgtagctccagccccggagtcggtgactatacaaggagctgcatattaacttctgaagagccgcatgtggctctggagccacaggttggccaccactATAGTAGATggtggaaacaaacaaaaactaaagcTCCTATTCTGCAAACATGTATCTTGACATACGAGTAGTCTATTGATTTGTGAGTATGAGTGAGTTTAAATGACTAGAGACTAAGTGCATAAATCAGTGAGTTGGTGTCCAAATTGGAATTAGAACTAAGGCTTCCAGCCGTGTGTTCAGACCATGCTGCAGCTAGTGTCATTCTGTTTCTGTGCAAATAATATGCTAATCTAATATACTGTTCAGATCACCCTACTTCATCTTTACTTCATATTTTATATTGCATTGACAGCTTAATGCCTCTCTTCACATTCTTACTCCATCTGCAGTCTTACTTTGTCACAACTCTGCTTTGACTGTTAGCACAAATCCAAGGTGGTGGTGACTGATAACAATCTGTTCCTCTTTCCTCTCAGCATAGATTTAACCTCATTTTTTCTGTTGCTCACATGTAGTGTTATAGCTCTAAATTATAAGCTAGAAGTGCATTAAAAATTCTGTTAAGTTCAGATCTCAAAATAAGTAAGAGGAAAAAGAAGCTATTGTATACAGCCTTGGTATTCATGTTTTAGAACCGTATATCGCTCTAatttaggtacttatatagccCTATCACCACAGTATCTTAGTGCCTCAATCTTTTTATGTatatatcctcacaacacctctatgACATAGGGGAAAGTACTATtaaccctattttacagatggacaatTGAGGCACAAataatgacttgcccagggtcacagaggATATTTGTGGTAGAGGAATTGAACCTTGGTTTCATACATCCTAAGCGGGGCCCCTAAGTAGGGTGCAAATAAGGACTGTAGACGTGGGAACTACATTCTGTCATCTCCCCTCATGCACTTATTGTAAATTGTAATGAGACCTCTTGGCTAATATCTCTGTTAGCCATAGGATGCCCTGTACTTGCAGAAATCTATGTGGTAAGAGAAGGTGGGGCAGTAATGCCATATAAAATAACAGTTTGGGTTCTTGGATGCAGCTGACTGCCTGAACCATCCTTTCTAAATTAAAATTCAGTTGGTGAGGGCAAGAATATGGAGGTCATACCAATTGGAAAAACTATAGGATCAAAGTGCATGGGAgttcttggaggggagggggaaacgtTTAATTTTACAATTTGAATACAAACCACGTGCATTTACTCATTAAATTATGCCCATCTGGatgtacaaataaaaatgaaagaatacCCCATTGCCATCACTGACAAATACTGTGCAATGTTAAAAAGCACCTTAAAAAGTTATGCTGCTGTGTTACATACTAGTATTAATTAGTGTTTCAATATTGCTTCCAAATAGAAGCCCACAAAATATAGTTGTCaagattttatttctttgaaaagaAATTGGACTGCAGTATTTTATCCAATCTTATTTCCCTAAAGGCCACCTCTCGGGGTGTTAAGAACCCATATTCTGTggagcaaaagaaaaagaaacaggagGAAATGGAGAAACAAATTGCATCTTCAagctctggaggaggaggaggaggcgggctTAGAGTAAGTTTTAAGATTCACTTTgttaaatcctttttaaaatgtttggttttagATTTCAATAGCTTTATTAGTAAGTTCAGTTTTGTCTATATACATCTATTAAAGAACTATACAAAACAAAGTAAGCACAAATAGAAAGCAAAAGTAAACTTAACATGTCCCATGTTTCATTCCAGATCCTTCTTATCCACTTGCATTCTCAGCAGTTATTGACAGTATCACCCTGCTCCCAGTCACAAAAGCCAATCATCTGAGTCCTATTTAATTTCTTCTTCCTTGACCCTCATATCTAGGTTGTATACAAATTTTATCAGGGCTTCAATTCCTGTCAAGTTTCTAAGATGCAACCTTTCCTTTTTATTCCCACAGCAAAATCTTGTTCAGACTCTTTATCTCACATTGACTGTTGCAGCTGCCTCTTCTTAAGATTTCTCCAGTACCCATTTGACCCTTCCCTCGAATCCATTCAAAATGCAGCTTCTAAGATCATTCATCTTCCTTCGTATTGTCTTACTATATACCCCTACCCCCTTTGAATTCTTCCACTAGGTCTCCCTTTTGTACCACAAAGCGCAAGCTACTTTTCCTAACCTTCAAGGCTTTTCacagctctctccttccccacttatCCACTCCTGTCTCTTACTGCATTGCTCCCATCTCTCTGCTCCACCATTAATGGTAATATTGACTTCCCATTTatcagcttttcccacagtcataTTCACACCTTATTCCAGGCTGCTCCCTGCACATGGAACACCCTTACTTACCGTACTTGTAAGATGGCAACCTTCAAAAACCatgtttttttcctctgtgtttaTAAGAAATTAGCCAATTAATAATAAACAGGCAAGGGGGCAGTTATGTATATTTGtgcatctgttttttttcctctacACTTTATATATGcttatttccctctcccttgcCTTTTTAATAAGTTACTGCTTTCCTTTTAGATGACAGGGGCTGGGATAGTATCTTTTTGGGACAGGGATAGTATCTAGAAAGTTGTGCATCCTCTTGTTGCACATCAAAAGTATTGGTGGATTTGAATGAAATACGTGGATTGTAATGAATCACTGAGTTTACTGCATACAtacagctttgttttatttttctagtgGCAGGTTGGATAAATAAGTGTGGCATTTGAAAAGAAGAGGATCAAATACTGCCAATAACTTGCCAGTTTCTGCAGCTGAGTGGCACTTATTCATTGTGTGGCTTTTGCTGTTTGTATATGAAGATTCAACAGTACTTTGCCATTGCAGTACGACAGAGGATAGAGGTGTATGCTAAGAATATTTTTCAACCAAGAATCTCAGAATGGAAAACAAAGGTGGCCAAAACTTGTCATTCTTTTTAAATGTCTCATGCTTCAACTTTTGGGTGGGGTGGACAGCGGGAGATGCACAGTTATTTGGGAACGAACTTAGTATTTAATGGTGATAGAgtgaatgtattttatttctgctCTTGAAACTAACTTATGCACAGCTTGGGTAACTTTTAGTGTGTGggagtttttctttttgttttagcGTTTATTTAAAGTTTTGTAATGAACTTTGTCTGcctctttgttaaaaaaaaaaagttatcttcTCTAGATGCTTATAGTTAAATACATGTGCTGCTGTCCACCTCTTCTGTACTACTTATTGGTTAGTCACCTGTGAATTTAGTGCCTTTAAAAGGCTTTTGGAAATGCTTGGCTTCTGCAAATTGAAATTTTGTGAAATGTGctataaaaaaatcactttgaatTATAAATCACTTTACATGCTTTTACTGAGGTAAATATTTTATGTGATCTTATGCCTGTTCTCTTTTCATTGATTCACCGATTATGGATTTCTTTTGAGTACATAATTGTATTATATGTACTGGAAGTTAATGCTATTAGCTAAACATTGTTGGCTATGTTGTTCTTTTTTGCACCACAAGGGGGTGGTGGTGTACTTctggaaatattaaaaaatagaaaaggaaaagacCTATTAAGTCATCTCTTGGATAGTTTATTTCCTAAAAGCTTCTGTACTACCTGGGTGGCTTAACTATATATAGTACAATAATATTTTCCAAGTGCTAGAAACACTTTTACTGCTCTTTTGTATCAAGGAATGTCTGTAATCCTTTTCCCAAATGTGAAACTGCTTTTGATTATTTACAGCTAACTAAACTGGTGTATTATGAACTGATTCCAAAACTAGAAGTGACCTCAGAACACTACTGAGTAGATGAGGGAATTTAGAAATGATCCTGTTGCAGTAAAAATACAACTTTTATTTTCCCTGGAGGGCACTGTTTGGCCTATTTGTGTCCTAGTGACTCCATTTTTGACCCAGGTTAGACCGTGGAAGTGTTACTTGGATTAAATACACTATCAAGTCCACTTTCTTGAAAGAACTAGCTTACTGGCTTCTGCCTTCATAATAGCGAAGGAATTCTTAACAAGAGTATACTACTGTTAGTTTACTGACAAAAGCAGTGGCCTTCATAGAAGATAGTGATACCTCACATTTACTTTGAGTGTGGGCATTTGCCCTATTCAGTGTTATATTCCTGTTTTACTGAATTAAACTACAATGGAAGACTGTTATAAAATACAGTGTGTGTAATGTACAATGCAACTTTCTGTCCAGGATTTCTAGTAGAGTGTCACATCCTACAGTGTGACTATGCCAAGACAATTTGTTATGTCATTAAAGTGTCACTTTAATGGTTGTGGAGTTttgcagggggttgggttgtgggtttggggtttttttgcggggggggagggatggcggAGTTTGTTGATCAGGAATTTGTGTTATTTGGAGTTAACCTCTGCATTCATGCTCTTACACTGCATTGTAGCTCAATAGTCAGCCAGGAGACAAATGTAAATAAGTGTTGTGCTCTTAAGTGTGACACGATTCTGCCTGCCAGTTTTTAACTGCTCAGTAACTCAactttgatttatttaaatgacTACCATATTTAAGTTTTAATAATCCAGTCTTGCGAGAGTCAGAGTTCTTTCAGGTATATCGAcattaaaaacattcaaaagtATTTGGCATTTTAGAGGATTAGGTTCATAGTTGTGGTTTGTTTTTCGTATCTTAGGGTAGAGAAGAAAGTCTAAAATCTATTGAGCTAGATGAACTGCTCAAAAAAGTGATATGGAAATCTGTTTACCCACTTGCATCAGTGGTTTCAGAAAGTACAGGAGATCTtgtcaatggaaaaacaaaacatggatTACAACACTGAGTGCACTTCAAGTAGAGAAATCCCAGAATAATTTTTTAGCCCCCACATTCCACAAACTCCTCCCTTTCTGGTTTGCATCAGCATAAAAAGTTAATGGAGTGATCTGTACTTGTTTTTAGTGAAGAATAATAGAGACTCTACAACTGTATCTCAATTTACTGTATTTAGAAAATAAATGGACAAAGTACTGGACTGCCCTATCTGAAAAGAATGTAAAATTAAAGGATGATACATTTGTTGATTGCAAAATGCGTGATTTAatctgtatcctgtcttctgtaCAGACCCTAGGAAGAACAAAAAGCAGAGTTCTAAACAATGCCTCACGGAAGTCTGTGGtaattttgccattgagttcaaggGATCCAGAATCTATCCCcttaatttttaatcatttacATGCTCTCTGAAATGGTGTCCTTATGCCAAAGTATATGCTGCTTATGGAAGCTGACAATTCTACACTTGAGTGTGGAACACTTTGGGTCTTTATTATTGTAACTGtgaattttttcccttcagtGATAAATGTACTTTTTTCTATCTTTCTCCCCATCCATTTATAAAGTTAAAATCTTCCCTGTATAAATTTAAGCCCTGATGCTGCAATTTGATCTATGCAGGGAGACCTTTATACCTGTGTAGAGTTCTACTGGCTTCAGTCATACTCTGGATCTAGGGGTCCATTGGTGCAAATCCACTTGCAGCATGAAGGCCTTAAAGGTTCAGCATCGTGTTTAGGAGTGTTTGCATGCTTCAGCGTATGTATCTTTTAAGTATGTGCATATATTTTTGTATATGTCATGTAACCAATAATTGATGTAAGTTTTCCTACACACACTTTTAGTCTATTAATAGTTGATTCTCCCCATTCTTGCACTAAATGGAACTGGGTCAAGAAATAAGTAGTTTTTGAAGAACCCAGGACACTATTTGTATGGGGTCATCACCCTGATAAGACAACACCGTATGTCTGAAATCCAACTACAACATGTCTTGTtgaaatgaaagggatttttgCGAAACAAAATCCTAATTAAAGGTGTGACAAACAGATTTTATGTAGGATTACAGATTTTGCAGTTGGAAAGACTGCAGGATGAGGGTCTTAAATGGGAATGATATTCCTCCATTTGCTGTCTTTTTTTCTAGATCTGCCATTTTTAGTGAATATACTGTAAGTCTGAAGTGGTGGTAGAGAATGATAACAAAGGAAAATTGGACCAGCCCATATCTACAGCCACTGTActaataatgtaaaaataagtaGTCTTAAACTAGATTGACATAAAATGGTCATTTCTGCAGAAAGCTTTTAGAATTTGTCTAATGCAGAAAAGTTTTAATAGATCCTTAATAGCATCTGCTGTAGTTAATGTTCCTTTAGAATGCACAATTTGTATGAATCCAGAAACCATTGAAACTACAATTTAAAACATGTATATTTATCACAATCCACTGGTACATTTAAACATAAGCCACAAAGTTAacaatattgtattttttaaaggcTAGAAAGGAGGAAATATAACTACTACTTCACTCTGTCATGCTGTACAATGTTCTGCCACTCTCTAGCCTGAAACACTCTGCTGCTGAAGTCTCAATTTTTTCCAAATTTAAGGCTTTCACCCTATATGCCCAGTCAAATTCCAAATAGTTTAAGTAGTGGGGCTTCTCCCTACCACTGTTAGTTTCCTGGAGTAAGGAGAGGCAGGTCCTTCCCCCAAAACAGTtgatacccccccacccccggccatgAAAAGCACTAGGCCAGCCATACTCTGCTTTTGTGATTAACAAGACTCTGACAGGGGCGAAACATGTCTGTatcaaactgtaaactctgtttTGTATTGCAGGCTGAACACACTTCTAGCCTTCTCCAAGGCAAGTATATTGAATTGCATTCTAGCTAGCTTCTCTGAGCTGAGCTTTCAGTCAGGTGTCAAGTCCCTTTCCTGAGCCTGGCAGGAAAATGGCATTTTAGGGCCATCAATTTCAGTAATCTCTCAACTGCTGTCCTCTGGCACtggaacaatattttttttttttcctaacaagGGGCCTACAGAGGTCAAGAAGAAAGTTTTCCAGCTAAACAAATGGCATGGCTTCTCTGAACAGGGGCAGTGACCATCACCACATCCAAGGCAGACTAGCTGGAAAGGTAGGAGGGACTCTACCAAACCTCTGACTCAGCAGGGGTGAGATCAGGTGTCAGGACTTCTGTTTTGCAAAGATTTGTAATGGATTATTCTTTAAATATAAGTAACTGGTCAAGAATTCCTTTCCTAACTCTGTACTTTATGCCCTTCAGGGACAACATGGCAGGGAAGTAATCTAGGAGCTCAGAGAGCCAGCCTATATCCTAAGTGGGACTCTAAGAAAGCATCTATAAAGTGATAGGAGAGAGGATGGGCCCTGGGAGGTCCAAAGCACTGGTTTCAGGGTCTAAGGTGATGGGACTGCAGGGTCCCACATCTCAAAGAAGGGCATCACCCATGAAGTCTGACCCTAGAACTGTGCTTTGTGGGGATTGAGATAAGGAACCAACTTTTGCTTCTTTACAGCCTCAGATTTGTTTAGGTTCTCTACATTGAAATGGACTTTTCACCAAAAGCCACAAGCTTGAAGACTGCtataaaatgcattgttttgtCAGGGTCAGTGTGCAACCAACCTTAACCCAGAAGATCACGAAGCTTATTTgttcccccacaccctccaaaaaaaaaaaaaaaagtaatttaaagggACATCCAAGACGACTTAAGAAAATTTTAATAAGAAAAATCTGTCAGCCTGCAGTTCTGATGGTCTTTTGGCAAATGTTACAGCCACAAGGGAAGAAATAGTCAGTGAAAGATCCAAGAGAAAGCTGGTCCTAAGAGGCTCAATAAAAGCCTCCATAAGCCTTGTGGAAACTAAAAGTTTCTATACCATGAATTTACAAGTTATGAttttacatatacatacacagatGTTATATATGTCCATGAAACCTTTAAAATACTGTTCTCTACAGGATGACATGACTGCCATCCAAACTGCAATGCAAGCCTGAGCCTCCTTGAACAGAAACACAAAAGGTAGACCTTGGAGTCAAGTATCCCAATAAAATACCAAATCAGCTAGATTGGTAACAGGACAAAAGACAAGTCAATCTTATTAGGTTCCCCAAATTCTTAAATTACTTCCACTGAGACTGTCAGAGCAAAACCCTTTGAATAATGCAGCCCCATGCAACTGGATCCTTTTCTGATGGATATGAATATTCCTTCTTTGTCAGCGACCAAGCAGAGAATTCTCCATGAAGATGAGTCCATGTCCTGACATtatttctctctgaagtctggaACCCCAATCACTTTCGCCATCTCTTATGCACAGTGAGCATAACTATCAGAAAATCCACATAAAGAAAAAGATAATGACAAATTTATTTGtagacaaatattttaaaatacattatccAAATAAAAACCAATACCAGGATAAAAATTGGATTCACATCTGCACAGGcctgcagaaaagaaaagaactgagAGGCACTTGGAGGGTTTTTACTTCCCTTCCTCAATTGGTTGGGAACATCACCATCTTGTATGGAAGAGCTGCAGAGGCAAAACCaagaatatattttgtttttaaaatgaatactttTAATATATCACTTCATTTTAACAAATAGTGGATATTTCATAAGATTAATGAAAATCTAGTAATAGGAGACCTCAGCTATTCCCAGTTGAAGTTTTTCTGAGAAATagggccaaactttaaaaaaaaattatatttaacaaATTAGCTGAGTGAGAATTAGCAAGATTCTGCCATGGAAACTAGTACACTTGTAGCTAAAATGATGTTATTGAGGAGGATGAATTACAGTCCTTCTTTCGATGGCCAGTTACATGCTAATATATTTGGAGATGAAATGATAAATTTCTTTGTTAACAGCTTCTCTCTGAATTCGTTACTTATGGGCtaatgctgccccccccccccacctgtggAATTTGGAGGCAGTCCAGTGTTGTTACTGGAGCCTCCAGGACTAAGCTCTGCCCTTCAGTTTAGGTCACCAAAAAGAGTAGAAACTCTCCAGCAACCAATTATTAGCATTAAGACAACTAGACAAAAGACAATATTTGTCCATCTGCCTTTAGAGAACATTTTCAGTTTGGGTTAATTTGGAGAGAGAGACtgttaaacagaaagaaaatcagGTAATAAGTTTTATTCTGTTGCACAGCTTcttagaatatcatagaatatcagggttggaagggacctcaggaggtcatctagtccaaccccctgctcaaagcagggccgattcccaattaaatcatcccagccagggctttttctcTCTTCATTCGTTACTCAGGGGAAGTAGCAAGCAGTGAATCcccaaaggaaggaaggaaaggataAGCAGAGTTTTATTATTATAGTAGAATAGGCAGGACTGGACATTCCCCTCAGATAAAACA
This window encodes:
- the LOC114021319 gene encoding small VCP/p97-interacting protein — its product is MGLCLPCLGGAAEDVVETPDPESKRRQLAEAAEKRQMEATSRGVKNPYSVEQKKKKQEEMEKQIASSSSGGGGGGGLRWQVG